Proteins encoded by one window of Sulfurospirillum barnesii SES-3:
- the carB gene encoding carbamoyl-phosphate synthase large subunit: MPKRQDIKTILLIGSGPIVIGQACEFDYSGTQAAKTLKELGYRVVLVNSNPATIMTDPEFADRTYIEPITPEVIARIIEKESVDAVLPTMGGQTALNVAMTMHEQGMLTNVIFLGANPEAIKKGEDRQAFKEAMIKIGMDLPISAYAYNMEDAYAAAEKIGFPLIIRASYTLAGGGSGVAYNIDEFKELAMAGLDASPINEILIEESLLGWKEYEMEVIRDRADNCIIVCSIENFDPMGVHTGDSITIAPALTLTDKEYQRMRNASFAILREIGVDTGGSNVQFSICPETGRMTVIEMNPRVSRSSALASKATGYPIAKVATLLAVGFTLDEIKNDITGTAASFEPVIDYIVTKIPRFTFEKFPLADSTLTTSMKSVGEVMAIGRTFKESFQKALCSLETNLSGFESMKVDEDKLKNEIRRPNADRALYVGEAFRRGYSVEDVFNLSKIDPWFLNQIKEIIDFEKKIDMFILNDEKLLRQAKTMGFSDKMIAKLINKEDNLELTTNDIYFARNKLNIDFEYNEVDTCAAEFKALTPYLYSTTNVTKLPLHVNEKETQKKVMIIGGGPNRIGQGIEFDYCCVHAAYALGDLGVKTIMYNCNPETVSTDYDTSDILYFEPIDFEHVRSVVEKENPDGVIVHFGGQTPLKLAKKLTVMGAKIIGTTARVIDMAEDREKFSQFITENNIKQPNNATATSEEEAIEKAKEIGYPVLVRPSYVLGGRAMRIVYNESELRTYMNEAVSVSHNSPVLIDQFLDRAIEVDVDAICDGKEVYIGGIMQHIEEAGIHSGDSACSLPSISLSDEILTKIESQTKRIALNLGVVGLMNIQYAIYQDDVYMIEVNPRASRTVPFVSKATGIPMAKVATRVMYQGNLREALAFYDKFDVVREGNGILKPKKFDHVAVKEAVFPFNKLQGADLILGPEMKSTGEVMGISRNFPASFAKSQIASANVLPKSGSVFISLVDIDKSFAKEIGTKFEALGFKVIATGGTHKALQEAGVNAEFVYKISEGRPNIEDKLKNGDIALVINTSDNKSSKDDAKKIRQAVLRFKIPYFTTVAAAAAAATAIEYIQDKSALEPRALQDYLN, encoded by the coding sequence ATGCCAAAACGTCAAGATATTAAAACCATATTATTAATCGGATCAGGTCCTATTGTTATCGGACAGGCATGTGAATTTGACTATTCAGGAACACAAGCAGCCAAAACGCTTAAAGAGCTTGGATACCGAGTCGTATTGGTAAACTCCAATCCAGCGACCATTATGACCGATCCTGAATTTGCAGACCGTACGTATATTGAACCAATTACGCCTGAAGTGATCGCACGCATTATTGAAAAAGAGAGTGTGGACGCCGTACTTCCAACGATGGGTGGACAAACCGCACTTAATGTTGCGATGACGATGCACGAACAAGGTATGCTCACGAATGTTATCTTTTTAGGTGCGAACCCAGAAGCGATTAAAAAAGGTGAAGACAGACAAGCCTTTAAAGAGGCGATGATCAAAATTGGGATGGATTTACCGATTAGCGCTTATGCGTATAACATGGAAGATGCGTATGCCGCAGCGGAGAAAATTGGCTTTCCTCTCATCATTCGTGCATCCTATACGCTAGCAGGTGGGGGAAGTGGTGTGGCATATAACATTGATGAATTCAAAGAACTTGCGATGGCAGGACTGGATGCGAGTCCGATTAATGAGATTTTGATCGAAGAGTCACTGCTTGGTTGGAAAGAGTATGAGATGGAAGTGATTCGTGATCGTGCCGATAACTGCATCATCGTCTGCTCTATCGAAAACTTTGACCCCATGGGTGTTCATACGGGAGATTCCATTACCATTGCACCAGCGCTTACCTTGACCGATAAAGAGTACCAACGTATGCGCAATGCCTCATTTGCGATTCTTCGTGAAATTGGTGTGGATACGGGGGGAAGTAACGTACAATTTTCTATCTGCCCTGAAACGGGTCGTATGACGGTTATCGAGATGAACCCACGTGTAAGCCGTAGCTCTGCACTTGCTTCTAAAGCGACGGGGTATCCTATCGCCAAAGTAGCAACACTTTTAGCGGTTGGTTTTACACTCGATGAGATTAAAAATGACATCACAGGAACGGCGGCAAGTTTTGAGCCTGTTATTGACTACATCGTGACTAAAATTCCTCGTTTTACCTTTGAAAAATTCCCATTAGCGGATTCTACACTGACCACTTCGATGAAGAGCGTGGGTGAAGTGATGGCGATTGGTCGAACGTTTAAAGAGTCTTTCCAAAAAGCGCTCTGTTCCCTTGAGACGAACCTTAGCGGTTTTGAGAGTATGAAAGTGGATGAAGATAAACTCAAAAATGAGATCAGAAGACCCAATGCCGATAGAGCACTCTATGTCGGTGAAGCGTTCCGTCGAGGTTATAGCGTGGAAGATGTCTTCAACTTAAGTAAAATTGATCCATGGTTTTTAAATCAAATCAAAGAGATTATTGATTTTGAGAAAAAGATTGATATGTTCATTCTTAACGATGAAAAACTCTTACGTCAAGCCAAAACGATGGGCTTCTCTGATAAGATGATCGCCAAACTGATCAACAAAGAGGACAATTTAGAGCTCACGACCAATGACATCTATTTTGCACGTAACAAACTGAACATTGACTTTGAGTACAATGAAGTCGATACATGTGCAGCAGAGTTTAAAGCCCTCACCCCGTACCTTTACTCCACGACCAATGTGACCAAACTGCCTTTACATGTAAACGAAAAAGAGACACAGAAAAAAGTCATGATTATCGGCGGTGGACCTAACCGTATTGGTCAAGGCATCGAGTTTGACTACTGTTGTGTCCATGCGGCATATGCGCTGGGTGATTTGGGCGTTAAAACCATTATGTACAACTGTAACCCTGAAACCGTTTCGACCGATTATGATACCAGCGATATTCTTTACTTTGAACCAATTGATTTTGAACACGTCAGAAGCGTGGTAGAAAAAGAGAACCCCGATGGCGTTATCGTGCATTTTGGTGGTCAAACACCGCTTAAATTAGCAAAGAAACTCACCGTGATGGGTGCGAAAATTATCGGTACCACAGCACGTGTGATCGACATGGCAGAAGATAGAGAGAAATTCTCACAATTTATTACCGAAAACAACATCAAACAACCCAACAATGCCACCGCAACGAGCGAAGAAGAGGCGATAGAAAAAGCTAAAGAGATCGGCTATCCTGTTTTGGTACGTCCAAGTTATGTTCTGGGTGGAAGGGCGATGCGTATCGTTTACAATGAGAGCGAACTTCGTACGTATATGAACGAAGCAGTCAGCGTAAGCCACAATTCACCTGTTCTTATCGATCAATTCCTTGATCGTGCCATTGAAGTGGATGTCGATGCGATTTGTGATGGTAAAGAGGTGTACATCGGTGGCATTATGCAACACATTGAAGAAGCAGGTATTCACAGTGGCGATAGCGCATGTTCTTTGCCTTCTATCTCTTTGAGTGATGAGATTCTTACCAAAATTGAGTCTCAAACCAAACGAATCGCCCTTAACCTAGGCGTTGTTGGTTTGATGAACATTCAATACGCCATCTATCAAGACGATGTTTACATGATCGAAGTCAATCCTCGTGCGAGTCGTACAGTGCCATTTGTGAGTAAAGCAACAGGCATTCCGATGGCAAAAGTGGCGACACGTGTCATGTACCAAGGAAATCTCAGAGAAGCGCTTGCTTTTTACGATAAATTTGACGTGGTACGTGAAGGTAATGGCATCTTAAAACCGAAGAAATTCGACCACGTTGCGGTGAAAGAAGCGGTATTCCCGTTCAATAAACTTCAAGGCGCAGACCTTATCTTAGGACCTGAGATGAAATCAACGGGTGAGGTTATGGGCATTAGCCGCAACTTCCCAGCTTCGTTTGCAAAAAGCCAAATTGCTTCTGCAAACGTGCTTCCCAAAAGCGGTTCCGTCTTTATCTCGTTAGTAGACATCGACAAATCCTTTGCCAAAGAAATCGGTACAAAATTTGAGGCTTTGGGCTTTAAAGTTATCGCAACAGGTGGCACGCACAAAGCACTTCAAGAAGCAGGTGTGAACGCAGAGTTTGTCTATAAAATCTCTGAAGGCAGACCAAACATCGAAGATAAACTCAAAAATGGTGACATTGCTTTGGTGATTAACACGAGTGATAATAAATCAAGCAAAGACGATGCGAAGAAAATTCGCCAAGCCGTGTTGCGCTTTAAGATTCCTTACTTTACCACCGTTGCCGCAGCCGCAGCTGCAGCCACTGCGATAGAGTACATCCAAGACAAAAGCGCACTTGAGCCACGTGCGTTACAAGACTATCTAAATTAA
- a CDS encoding NifB/NifX family molybdenum-iron cluster-binding protein, translated as MIIVFPTTKDEGLGAKRGAHFGKANYYTVITVEDSVVKDVAIHKNPGHVTGACSDAVNNIQSLGADVLIVGGIGGEPLKKFLAIGIDVYFDDKNEILEDSLRAFLAGNVAKINPNHTCSHK; from the coding sequence ATGATTATTGTATTTCCTACAACAAAAGATGAGGGCTTAGGTGCCAAACGTGGTGCGCATTTTGGTAAAGCAAATTATTATACGGTGATCACTGTTGAAGATAGTGTTGTAAAAGATGTAGCGATTCATAAAAACCCAGGGCATGTGACAGGGGCATGTTCAGATGCGGTCAATAACATTCAATCCCTAGGAGCGGATGTTTTAATTGTTGGTGGTATTGGTGGGGAACCTTTGAAAAAGTTTTTAGCCATTGGTATTGACGTCTATTTTGATGATAAAAATGAAATTTTAGAAGACTCTTTGCGTGCATTTTTAGCAGGAAATGTTGCAAAAATCAATCCAAACCATACGTGCAGTCATAAATAA
- a CDS encoding NifB/NifX family molybdenum-iron cluster-binding protein, with product MKLAFTTVDPAWESMMEARFGRTYYVLIFDEQSGQITIHDNREIVNQEHGAGPKMAKLMADLGVDVIITGNGPGENARAVLAQMNTVIYVGAGEMSVAEAYKAYQEGALEKF from the coding sequence ATGAAACTAGCCTTTACAACGGTTGATCCTGCATGGGAATCAATGATGGAAGCACGCTTTGGACGTACCTATTATGTCCTTATTTTTGATGAGCAAAGTGGGCAAATCACCATTCACGACAACCGTGAAATTGTCAATCAAGAACATGGAGCGGGTCCTAAAATGGCAAAACTCATGGCAGATTTGGGGGTGGATGTCATCATTACAGGCAATGGTCCAGGAGAAAATGCCCGTGCAGTGTTAGCACAAATGAATACGGTTATCTACGTGGGCGCAGGAGAGATGAGTGTGGCTGAAGCGTATAAAGCGTATCAAGAGGGTGCACTGGAAAAGTTTTAG
- a CDS encoding ATP-binding protein, which yields MKEIVVISGKGGTGKTSITAALASLAKESCVVVDCDVDAADMHLLLQPDFAHKEDFYSGLLAHIDEEACRNCGRCADVCRFDAIRFEKGRYVIDELSCEGCGYCEKVCRPKAISMNERLAGAWFHSSTKYGSDMIHAKLGIGAENSGKLVAKVKKEGKAIALEKNKALMIVDGSPGIGCPVVSSLSGANFVLLVTEPTLSGLHDLKRVYEVVKKFRIKAGCIINKADLNPKVCEEIEAFLREESILHVKNIPYTKAFTQAMVEAKTISEYSDVPLKKLLEESFETIKNTLGV from the coding sequence ATGAAAGAGATAGTGGTTATTTCAGGCAAAGGGGGTACGGGAAAAACCTCCATCACCGCAGCCCTTGCTAGTTTAGCTAAAGAGTCGTGCGTGGTGGTGGATTGCGATGTGGATGCAGCGGATATGCACTTGTTACTTCAGCCAGACTTTGCTCATAAAGAGGATTTTTACAGCGGTCTTTTAGCCCACATCGATGAAGAAGCGTGTCGCAATTGTGGTCGCTGTGCCGATGTGTGTCGTTTTGATGCGATACGCTTTGAAAAAGGGCGTTATGTCATTGATGAACTCTCGTGTGAAGGGTGTGGGTACTGTGAAAAAGTGTGTCGTCCAAAGGCGATTTCGATGAACGAGCGTTTGGCAGGTGCTTGGTTTCACTCCTCTACAAAATACGGAAGCGATATGATTCACGCAAAGCTTGGCATTGGAGCGGAGAATTCAGGTAAATTGGTCGCCAAGGTCAAAAAAGAGGGAAAAGCGATTGCACTGGAGAAAAACAAAGCTTTAATGATTGTCGATGGCTCACCTGGCATTGGCTGTCCTGTGGTCTCTTCTTTAAGTGGGGCAAACTTTGTACTGTTGGTCACAGAGCCAACCCTCTCAGGATTGCACGATTTAAAACGGGTTTATGAAGTGGTGAAAAAGTTTCGCATTAAAGCAGGATGTATCATCAATAAAGCCGACCTAAACCCTAAAGTGTGTGAGGAAATTGAAGCCTTTTTAAGGGAAGAATCCATTTTACATGTAAAAAATATCCCTTACACTAAAGCCTTCACACAAGCGATGGTTGAAGCCAAAACCATTAGTGAATACAGCGATGTGCCTTTAAAAAAGTTACTTGAAGAAAGTTTTGAAACCATAAAAAACACATTAGGAGTATAA
- a CDS encoding ATP-binding protein, which translates to MKIAIASGKGGTGKTTLSTNLATYLGETQRVVLVDLDVEEPNSNLFLNGELLRKEDKMKMIPRWDSTSCTLCAECVQNCNFNALLFIANEILVFQNLCHSCYACSELCPTGSLPMEPIKMGELSHFLAGDIEFVEGRLNIGEEQAVSLIAQTKKYVDQHFDDEAIKIFDSPPGTSCPVIEAIKDADFVILVTEPTPFGLHDLTLAVETTRILKKKFGVVINRYGMGNDEVEAYCQSENIPILGKIPHLMEAAKLYSEGKLIYKESPSFKDEIQNIALHVKNFSQGVEQ; encoded by the coding sequence ATGAAAATAGCCATAGCCAGCGGTAAAGGTGGAACGGGTAAAACGACCCTCTCCACCAATTTAGCCACCTATTTAGGAGAAACCCAGCGTGTTGTTTTAGTTGATTTGGACGTGGAAGAGCCAAATTCAAATCTTTTTTTAAATGGAGAGCTTCTACGCAAGGAAGACAAAATGAAGATGATTCCACGCTGGGATAGCACTTCATGCACCTTGTGTGCGGAGTGTGTTCAAAATTGTAATTTTAACGCTTTGCTTTTCATTGCCAATGAAATTTTAGTCTTCCAAAATCTCTGCCACAGTTGTTACGCCTGTTCAGAGCTTTGTCCGACAGGTTCACTGCCGATGGAGCCTATAAAAATGGGCGAACTCAGCCATTTTCTAGCGGGGGATATAGAGTTTGTGGAAGGGCGTTTAAACATTGGGGAAGAGCAGGCCGTCTCGTTGATTGCGCAAACAAAAAAATACGTTGATCAACATTTTGATGATGAGGCTATCAAGATTTTTGATTCACCTCCAGGGACATCATGCCCCGTGATTGAGGCGATTAAAGATGCGGATTTTGTTATTTTAGTGACAGAGCCTACCCCTTTTGGTTTGCATGATTTAACGCTTGCGGTGGAAACGACACGCATTTTAAAGAAAAAGTTTGGCGTGGTGATTAACCGTTATGGTATGGGAAATGACGAGGTTGAGGCTTACTGCCAAAGCGAAAACATCCCAATTTTAGGGAAAATCCCTCATCTTATGGAAGCGGCAAAGCTCTATTCGGAGGGAAAACTCATCTATAAAGAAAGTCCATCCTTTAAAGATGAAATTCAAAACATTGCTTTACATGTAAAGAACTTCTCACAAGGAGTGGAACAATGA
- a CDS encoding DUF134 domain-containing protein, whose amino-acid sequence MARNPKARAVSHPPLFTTFKPAGVAATKLATITLELDEYEAIRLADYEGLEHEEAAEMMGISRSTFTRLIERARKKMALMLVEGSKVVIDGGSVHFKENVYQCKACNHRFRARIHEEEKECPLCHSSELIDFAKGFGHGSCCHHTEEEGA is encoded by the coding sequence ATGGCACGCAATCCAAAAGCAAGAGCGGTGAGTCACCCTCCTTTATTTACGACCTTTAAGCCTGCAGGTGTCGCAGCCACCAAACTAGCAACCATTACCCTAGAACTGGATGAGTACGAAGCGATTCGTTTGGCGGATTATGAAGGCTTAGAACACGAAGAGGCAGCTGAGATGATGGGTATTTCTCGCTCAACCTTCACCAGACTGATAGAGCGAGCTCGCAAAAAAATGGCGTTGATGCTTGTTGAAGGCTCTAAGGTGGTGATTGATGGAGGAAGTGTGCATTTTAAAGAAAATGTTTACCAATGCAAGGCATGCAACCACCGTTTTAGAGCACGTATCCATGAAGAAGAGAAAGAGTGCCCTCTGTGTCATTCAAGTGAACTGATAGATTTTGCTAAAGGGTTTGGGCATGGATCGTGTTGTCATCACACAGAAGAGGAGGGAGCATGA
- a CDS encoding MBL fold metallo-hydrolase — translation MELKVLVDNNTIIDRYFLAEPAVSYLISEGDTKVLFDVGYSDIFIKNAQKMNESLKDIDYVVISHGHNDHTGGLISLATFYAEAKAENIPYSHPTLIAHPEAFLHKEESGQCIGSMLDQKNVSKYFKTQWSSKPLWITPKLVFLGEIERTNAFENLEPMGQYETADAMKDDYVKDDSALVYQSAQGLVIITGCSHSGICNIIEYAKKVCKDERIVDIIGGFHLLHPSAIQAEGTLKYFHEQQIKTMHPCHCTSLEYKIKLSKTSEVLDVGVGLSLMYE, via the coding sequence ATGGAATTAAAAGTGTTAGTGGATAACAATACGATTATTGATCGTTATTTTTTGGCAGAACCTGCGGTTTCGTATCTCATTAGCGAGGGCGATACCAAAGTCTTATTTGATGTTGGGTACTCAGATATTTTTATCAAAAATGCGCAAAAAATGAATGAATCCCTCAAAGATATTGACTATGTGGTTATTTCTCATGGGCATAATGACCATACAGGCGGGTTAATCTCTTTGGCTACATTTTACGCTGAGGCAAAAGCTGAAAATATCCCATACTCTCATCCGACGCTTATTGCACATCCAGAGGCTTTTTTGCACAAAGAAGAGAGCGGTCAGTGTATTGGTTCAATGCTGGATCAAAAAAATGTTAGCAAATATTTTAAGACACAATGGAGTAGCAAACCCTTGTGGATAACACCTAAGTTAGTTTTTCTAGGAGAAATTGAAAGAACGAACGCTTTTGAAAATCTTGAACCAATGGGGCAGTACGAAACGGCAGATGCAATGAAAGATGATTATGTTAAGGATGATTCTGCATTGGTTTATCAATCAGCCCAAGGACTTGTTATCATCACGGGGTGTTCGCATTCAGGCATTTGCAATATTATTGAATATGCAAAAAAAGTGTGTAAGGATGAGAGAATTGTTGATATTATTGGCGGTTTTCATTTGCTTCATCCCAGTGCAATTCAAGCAGAGGGAACCTTAAAGTATTTTCATGAACAGCAGATAAAAACGATGCATCCTTGCCATTGCACCAGTTTAGAGTATAAAATCAAATTATCCAAAACAAGCGAGGTTTTAGATGTGGGTGTTGGACTTTCTCTTATGTACGAGTAA
- a CDS encoding DUF2971 domain-containing protein, with protein sequence MKKIFYRIRNLNSLLGKYKELENQEIFFQTPEKLNDPMEGFMDFVFDGDEIVWRNFFEHYIYCLNSVFMLYYKIIGEKFIFSNDIIPIFHNLYDVRQSSTYIELQDIPKIFFDLYGDLIDKISKRTTAITKNEFLNYLYTFNYDLLEIIQKVYEAKGLMPKREQFIEIDKNKIQEMIKAIDALEELQNEYGVEKVNIIHQNNKSWYDKLMLELSCVSKIDQNTPNKYFIMNFHTHYLEALQKLAYPKIYVASFLEDYHNSSVWGNYGENHSGVCLIFEADENNSLNFLNVLSGNTQTKQSMRFQKVNYDGNFEEINFFESFGLSTEPTVNSWYMDENKNKSNLFDEVINNQEKWRDVFWSKLENNKLIKTKDWSYENEYRITWHRLQNYDIEENYRKLKYDFNSLKGLIFGIKTPLEKKCEIIEIIKKKCMEHERCEFEFYQAYYCNNNKDVRKGKLNIDIGVTQESIRTKLNLEFLQHKYKAIELENRLNKIMGIKDE encoded by the coding sequence ATGAAAAAGATATTTTATAGAATTAGAAATTTAAACAGTTTACTAGGAAAGTATAAAGAGTTAGAAAATCAAGAGATATTTTTTCAAACTCCTGAAAAACTAAATGATCCAATGGAAGGCTTTATGGATTTTGTTTTTGATGGGGATGAAATTGTATGGAGAAATTTTTTTGAACACTACATCTATTGTCTCAATAGCGTTTTTATGCTTTATTATAAGATCATTGGAGAAAAATTTATTTTTTCTAACGATATTATTCCTATTTTTCATAATCTTTATGATGTTAGGCAATCAAGTACATATATTGAGCTTCAAGATATTCCTAAAATATTCTTTGACTTATATGGAGATTTAATAGATAAAATTTCTAAAAGAACTACCGCAATTACAAAAAATGAATTTCTTAATTATCTATATACTTTTAATTATGATTTATTGGAGATTATTCAAAAAGTTTATGAAGCTAAAGGACTCATGCCTAAAAGAGAACAATTTATAGAAATTGATAAAAATAAAATACAAGAGATGATTAAAGCTATAGATGCTCTTGAGGAATTACAAAATGAGTATGGTGTTGAAAAAGTAAATATAATTCATCAAAATAATAAATCTTGGTATGACAAGTTAATGCTTGAGTTATCTTGTGTCTCAAAAATAGACCAAAACACCCCTAATAAATATTTTATAATGAATTTTCATACACATTATTTAGAAGCTTTACAAAAACTTGCATATCCAAAAATTTATGTTGCAAGTTTTTTAGAAGACTATCATAACTCATCTGTTTGGGGAAATTATGGAGAAAATCATAGCGGAGTTTGTTTAATATTTGAAGCTGATGAAAATAACAGTTTAAACTTTTTGAATGTTTTATCAGGAAATACACAAACAAAACAATCTATGAGGTTTCAAAAGGTAAATTATGATGGCAATTTTGAAGAGATAAATTTTTTTGAATCATTTGGATTATCGACTGAACCAACTGTAAACTCATGGTATATGGATGAAAATAAAAATAAGAGTAATTTATTTGATGAAGTGATCAATAATCAAGAAAAATGGCGTGATGTATTCTGGAGTAAATTAGAAAATAACAAATTAATAAAAACTAAAGACTGGAGCTATGAAAATGAGTACAGAATAACTTGGCATAGATTACAAAACTATGATATTGAAGAAAACTATAGAAAACTAAAATATGATTTTAATAGTTTAAAAGGTTTGATTTTTGGTATTAAAACTCCTCTAGAAAAAAAATGCGAAATAATAGAGATCATTAAAAAGAAATGCATGGAACATGAAAGATGTGAATTTGAATTTTATCAAGCTTATTATTGCAATAATAACAAGGATGTTAGAAAAGGGAAATTAAATATTGATATAGGTGTAACTCAAGAAAGTATTAGAACAAAGTTAAATTTAGAGTTTTTACAACATAAGTATAAAGCTATAGAATTAGAAAATAGACTAAATAAAATAATGGGCATTAAAGATGAATAA
- a CDS encoding tRNA threonylcarbamoyladenosine dehydratase: protein MDDRFTRVRRVLGEDFEKLQNAHVLLLGVGGVGSVCLDALFRTGIGCITIVDDDVYDITNQNRQLGSEAVGEVKVTHLASLYPNVRPIHVLITPAWVEAFDFSPYDVVIDAIDDMPAKVAIAHQTSEKLLSSSGSAKKLDPTRIRTASIWKTHGDALAKKMRYELKKSGFKGDFLTVYSDEEPTCKELGSLMCVTGAFGFTLASLAIRKIMGRM, encoded by the coding sequence ATGGATGATCGCTTTACCAGAGTGCGCCGTGTTTTAGGAGAGGATTTTGAGAAACTCCAAAATGCTCACGTTTTACTTTTGGGTGTGGGAGGGGTAGGAAGTGTCTGTTTGGACGCACTCTTTCGCACAGGCATTGGGTGCATTACTATTGTGGATGATGATGTCTATGACATCACGAACCAAAACCGCCAATTGGGTTCTGAAGCGGTGGGCGAAGTGAAGGTCACACACCTTGCCTCCTTGTATCCCAATGTCAGACCCATTCACGTCCTTATCACCCCTGCGTGGGTCGAAGCGTTTGATTTTTCACCCTACGATGTGGTCATTGATGCCATTGATGATATGCCAGCCAAAGTTGCTATTGCACATCAAACAAGCGAAAAACTCTTAAGTTCTAGCGGCAGTGCCAAAAAACTTGACCCCACTCGCATCCGCACCGCTTCTATCTGGAAAACCCACGGCGATGCGTTGGCGAAAAAAATGCGTTATGAGCTGAAAAAGAGCGGTTTTAAGGGAGATTTTCTCACCGTATATTCGGATGAAGAGCCTACATGTAAAGAGTTAGGAAGCCTCATGTGCGTCACAGGCGCTTTTGGTTTCACACTGGCATCGTTGGCGATTCGGAAGATTATGGGGAGAATGTAG
- the surE gene encoding 5'/3'-nucleotidase SurE, producing MKRILITNDDGFESAGLHALARALRPLGHVTIVAPSSEKSACGHSLTLTRPLRFISLEDDFFKLDDGTPTDCIYLSINALFEGDSKPDLVVSGINKGSNLGEDITYSGTASAAMEAALHGVPAIAISQVYVGGPQNIELSHGYDLAEQTVYDLAKKILEGTYPLGERRFLNVNIPPLSPNECKGYKITRAGHRMYGNDAHLHRNPRGEEYYWLGVHTLEWIKSENNDCDLSAIEEGYISITPVKLDMTAHDELENLKRWIQNG from the coding sequence ATGAAACGCATTTTAATCACCAACGATGATGGCTTTGAAAGTGCGGGGCTTCACGCTTTAGCACGTGCACTTCGTCCTTTAGGGCATGTCACCATTGTCGCACCCAGCTCTGAGAAATCGGCGTGTGGGCACTCCCTCACCCTCACCCGTCCGCTTCGTTTCATCTCCCTTGAAGATGACTTTTTTAAACTGGACGATGGCACACCCACGGATTGTATTTACCTCTCTATTAACGCTCTTTTTGAAGGTGATAGTAAACCTGATTTGGTGGTGAGTGGCATCAATAAAGGCTCAAACTTAGGAGAGGACATCACCTACAGTGGAACAGCAAGTGCTGCGATGGAAGCGGCATTGCATGGGGTTCCTGCCATTGCAATATCGCAAGTTTATGTGGGAGGTCCTCAAAATATTGAGCTGAGTCATGGGTACGATTTGGCGGAGCAAACCGTGTATGATTTGGCTAAAAAGATTTTGGAAGGCACCTACCCTTTAGGTGAACGTCGCTTTTTAAATGTCAATATTCCCCCTCTAAGCCCCAACGAATGTAAAGGCTACAAAATCACCCGTGCGGGGCACCGCATGTATGGCAATGACGCGCATCTGCACCGCAACCCACGAGGTGAGGAGTATTATTGGCTGGGTGTACACACGCTTGAATGGATTAAAAGTGAAAACAATGACTGTGATCTCAGTGCCATTGAAGAGGGATACATCTCTATTACGCCTGTAAAACTCGACATGACCGCTCACGATGAACTAGAAAATTTAAAGCGATGGATTCAAAATGGATGA